A genomic segment from Legionella micdadei encodes:
- a CDS encoding glycosyltransferase family 2 protein: protein MKISVITPSFNQGQFIERTLLSVANQTGGEIEHVVFDGGSTDNTQDILKSATSLKSWVSAKDKGQADAVNKGILATDGEIIGWLNSDDIYYPGAIESVLNFFKTYPEIDVVYGMADHIDIHDQPFEPYPTEPWDFERLKQVCFICQPALFFRRRVIEQHGLLDESLHYCMDYEYWLRLGKANVRFAYLRKKLAGSRLYAETKTLGAKVKVHREINDMFKKKFGKVPDRWLFNYAHAAVEAKVIREQNPNKFLYSLFLSSLWSTLYWNKKVSKQFARTLFGWGKF from the coding sequence ATGAAAATAAGTGTTATCACTCCTTCTTTTAATCAAGGGCAATTCATTGAGCGTACGCTGTTAAGCGTAGCGAATCAAACAGGAGGCGAAATTGAACATGTGGTATTTGACGGAGGAAGTACCGATAACACGCAAGACATCCTTAAATCCGCCACGTCCCTAAAAAGCTGGGTTTCGGCTAAAGACAAAGGACAAGCTGATGCTGTCAATAAAGGCATCCTTGCTACAGACGGTGAAATTATAGGCTGGCTTAACTCAGATGACATCTATTACCCAGGCGCAATCGAATCTGTCCTCAACTTTTTCAAAACCTACCCAGAAATCGATGTGGTCTACGGTATGGCTGATCACATTGATATTCATGATCAACCATTTGAACCCTATCCTACTGAACCTTGGGATTTTGAACGGCTCAAGCAAGTTTGCTTTATCTGCCAACCGGCACTTTTTTTCCGACGTCGAGTAATAGAGCAACATGGCTTACTTGATGAATCACTGCATTACTGCATGGATTACGAGTATTGGTTGCGATTGGGTAAAGCAAATGTCCGCTTTGCCTATTTGCGGAAAAAATTGGCAGGTTCCCGACTATATGCAGAAACCAAAACACTTGGTGCTAAGGTTAAAGTACATCGCGAAATTAATGACATGTTTAAGAAGAAATTTGGTAAAGTTCCTGATCGCTGGCTATTTAATTATGCCCATGCTGCGGTTGAGGCAAAAGTTATCAGAGAACAAAATCCCAATAAATTTTTATATTCTCTTTTCCTTTCATCGCTATGGTCAACA